Genomic segment of Actinomycetota bacterium:
TCACCCAGGCATCCACGTGGACGACGTCCACGGGGCAGCCGGCCGCCCGGTACGAGTCGACCTCGGCTTCGATCTCGGCCGCCGAGGTGTAGGAGCACCGGCTCGTCCAGACCCCCAGGGCCCAGCGGGGCAGCGCGCCGGGCAGGCCGGTGAGCGAGTGGTAGCGGCGCAGGATCTGGCGCGCGTCGCCCTGGATGTAGAAGACGTCGAGCACTTCGTCCTCGGTCACAAAGGCCGCAGCGTCGGCGTGGGTCGCGCCGAGGTCGGCGCTCACGGGCCCTCCCGAGTGGACGAAGATTCCCCACCCGGCGTCGGACCACAGCAGCGGGACGTTGAGGTGCGCGATGTCCAGGCCGTGGCCCCCCATCGCCTCCCGGTTGTGCATCCGCCTGATCCGCCCCCGCAGATCCGGCCCCTGGAAGCTCTCGCCGCCGCCGTACACCTGCGCGTCGGGGGTGAGGTGCGCCGTCTCCAGCCAGCCGACGCGGCCCGACAGACGTCCGGCCCCCGGGACCTGGGCCGACACAAGCGCTTCGACGGGGGCCCGGGAGAAAGTCCCCAGCCGGAGCGACCCGTCCGGCGACCACAGGGCGTCCACCTCCGGGCCGGCGATGCGCAGTCCCCGGTCGCTCTGCGAGACGTCGGCGGGACGAGGGTCCAGCTCCATGAGCATCGGCGAACGGGCGGCGGGCACCAGCCGCTCGCCCAGCCGGACCCGGAGCACGCCGTCAACGGGGACGGAGAACTCCGCCTCGAGCAAAGCCCCCGACCTCAGCGACACGGCGACCCGGCCGTCGCGGACGGTGGCGCCCGCGAAAGCGTCGACCGTGGCCCCGGGGGCCAGCACCGGGATCGACCAGGGGCTGCCGAAGGAGCCGGCTGAACCTCCCCAGGGGGCCTCGGTCACTCCCGCATCAGCTCGATCGTCTCGCTGCGGCCCAGGAATCGCAGGGTGCACCGCAGCTCCCGGCCGGCGGCGGCCGTGCGGCACTTCCACCGCTGCTCGAGCCGGCCGCCCCCCACGGCGAAGTCGGTGTTGGTGTCCGGCTCCAGCAGGCGCGCTTTGCGCTGATTGACCCGGACCTCATCGGGTGCGGCATCGACCACGATCGCCCGGTCGTCGGCCGTGGACCCGCTGTAGCGCCCTGCGGGGATGATGCTCCCGGACTCCCCGCTGCACGACGCGACGACCGCAGCCACCGCCAGCACCGCGACGAGCCGGGTCACTGCGGGACGGAGTTGATGGTCGCCGCGTACTCGGTCTGGTAGCTGCCGCCGAAGGTCCCGGACGTCTTCACGCGCTCGGACACGATGAGGCCACCGTACTGCGTGGCGAAGTTCGTCCTGGTGCTCGAAGTCACGTCGAGGCCGGGTCCGACGATCCTCATCGACGTGACGGCGGCCCACGAGTCCAGGACGCTGCCGCAGGTGTCGATCCGCTTGTCCGCCGCGGTCCGTTCGGACCGGCCGTCCACCTGGACGGAGCCCCCGGTCACGTCGGTGCCGGCGGACGTCCAGGTCGTGATGGCGCGGCCGGTCGGATCGGTGGACTGGGGAGGCAGCGGCAGGACCATGACCGGAGGACGCAGCGGGCCGATGGTCCTGGTCGTCTTCGTTTTCCGGATCGTGATTCGGACGAGCCCGATCTGGTTGGCGTCGGTGAGGTACTCGCTCGTGATGCTCTGTCCGAAACCGCTCTCCACCACCGTGAAGCTGTTGGTGCCGTCGGAGTTGCGGCGGGAGCTCACGGTGCGGCGGACGACGTCCGGGTAGTCGGCGAGGCCATCATCTGACTGGATGGAGCCGGCAACGCGGAACTCATAGGTTGCGTTGGCGGGCGGTGCGTCCACGAACGGCGTCGCCTCCTTTTCCGGGACGGCGAAGGGCGACGTGGTGCAGCGTCCGGACGGGGGCACGGGATCGTTTGCCCGCCGGATGGGCGTGGGTCGCGGGGGCGCCTGCTCTCCCGGCTGAGTGGGAGCGAACACGACGCCGCCCTCCAGCGGCAGCACCTGGACCGGAGCCGGCGCCCCCTGGGGACCGGGCTGCTCTGAGCGCTTGCCGAACGACACGTTTACGGACACGTTCTTCGATCCGACCTTGAGCGGGACCTTCGGCCCCCCGCAGCCGCCGGACAGCAACGCCACCACACAGACCATCGCCGCGGACCGGGGCTTCACGAGCGGTCCCCCCGCTGGTAGGCCAGCACGTCGCGCAGCAGGTCCTTCGGGATGCCCAGCTCCGGGCGCGCGACGAGCACCTGGTAGTGGCGTCCGCCCCGCGGGAACCACAGGTACAGGCTCAGCTCGCTGAGTCGTTGCTCGCCGATCCACTGCCCGTCCATCTTGAAGAACCTGTAGTTGCCGTTCTCGATGGAGGCCCGGACGCCGCGCCGGACCTCGGCGTCGTCGGAGTCGAACTGCGGCTTGAAAGCGCCCACCTGGAGTGCGGCCTGCACCACGTCGTCGCGGCGCATCGTCAGAACCTGTCCGGTGGCCACCAGCGACCGCTTGCCCGCGCGCTTGTAGGCCTTGGACGCCTCCGGCTCCGCAGCGACCTTCAGGCCCCGGACCTCCGCGGGCAGGATGCGGTCCGGGAGCCGGGCCTTGTCCGCGGGCGCGTCCGGACCGCCGCACGACACCATCCCGAGCAGGACCGACGCCGCGATCGCGCGGGCCGCACCCGGCCTGCGCAGGCGCAGACGCCGCGACGGCCAGGTGTTCGGGACCGACGCGTCATACGGCGTGCGCAGCGAAAGTCGCGACGTGACGGCGAGCACGCGGCTGGTGGCGGTCTGTCCCCGCGACAGGCGGCGTCGCAGCGACCGTCCCATCTCAAGGGCGGCCTGCGCGTCCTCGGGCCGCAGGTCCCGTCCGAGGTCCCCCCACAGCGCGCGGGTCACCAGCCACGCGAACTCCTCGTGCTCCTCGTCGTGGGCGATTCGCTCGACGAAGGCGAGTGGCGTCGCGTAGGGGTCGCCCGCGTTGAGGTCGTGTGCGAGGTCGCGGAACTCGGCGTACTCCACGGCGATCTGCTCGGCCGGTCCGAGCGACTCCGCCCACCGTCTGCGCCTGTGGGACCTGTACAGCTTCAGGGGGCCGGGGAAAAAGGCGAAGCAGAGCAGCGCCAGCACGACGAATGGAAACGCGACGCCCAGCCAGTACCGGACGACCTGGTAGAGCAGCAGCGGGTCCTCGAGCTGGATCGGGATGTACACCTGAAGCGACAGCTCGTCGCTCGGGTTCAGCGACACGAGGCGGTTGTTCTCCTCGTCGTTGAGGCTGGACCTGGCCTTCGGCGGCACTCCGATTATCGGTACCCACCCGAGTCCCGGGAAGTTGGCCTCCAGCCAGTTGGCGCCGTCCTTCGGATGCACCTCCCAGCCGCCGGGCATCTCCTTGCCGCGGTAGAAGCCGTACCCGATGCGCGACGGGACCCCCGCCCACCGGGCGAGCATCGCCTCGGCCGCCGTTATCTCGAACGGCGTGGCGTCGGCCCCCCGCAGCAAAACGTCCACCCGCTCGGGCGAGATGTCCACCGGCACCCCGGACCCGGCCGCGACGACCTTTTCGTACAGCGTGTTGCGCATGAACTGAAGCCGCTCCCACGGGTTCGGCGGGGCCCGCGCCAGCACGTTGCGGACCTCCGTCGGCGGCTCCGGTACCTCGAGGTAGGTCTTCAGGTCCTCGGACAGCGCGGCCGGCGCCTGCGTCAGCCGCGCGCCGGACGGCGGCGCCGCACCCGTGACGGTGTACGTGTACCCGTCGCCCGATGACGATTTGCGCAGCCGGACCGTCTGCGTGCGCGGGTCAAACGCAAGCCCGGTCCCCCGCGCCTCGATGGACGTCGGGTTGGCCATGCCCGGCAGTGTGAAGCCCTCCAGGCCCCGGACCGTGAACTC
This window contains:
- a CDS encoding transglutaminaseTgpA domain-containing protein; translated protein: MKVETPAGLTEDLRETQPPPAQGPPGPAAPAPDELAPPPPDTNRVLIAAVIAIAAGAWMLGGAFEGFLARPLALLAGAGGVAWVWFTGRQGLPAALQYALAPAAFVAGAVAGIVLPNATGVTGTLPELVVRAIRNGGLLEPPVPFDPGWRFIIVVLFVLAGAAAASIATGWGRPGLALLLPVPLVIGGGFIQPKGAEVVSGSVSLVLLVASLMVVYAARLAGESGASRSFELRQALRGAAVLAGVVVALALLNRTNFLFPEAQLSRNLKPQKPQVKPLSAVADRVLFTVRSDQPGPWRLGTLDAYDGEAWLLPPFDTDRFVDVPSDGRIAPGTGESVKAEFTVRGLEGFTLPGMANPTSIEARGTGLAFDPRTQTVRLRKSSSGDGYTYTVTGAAPPSGARLTQAPAALSEDLKTYLEVPEPPTEVRNVLARAPPNPWERLQFMRNTLYEKVVAAGSGVPVDISPERVDVLLRGADATPFEITAAEAMLARWAGVPSRIGYGFYRGKEMPGGWEVHPKDGANWLEANFPGLGWVPIIGVPPKARSSLNDEENNRLVSLNPSDELSLQVYIPIQLEDPLLLYQVVRYWLGVAFPFVVLALLCFAFFPGPLKLYRSHRRRRWAESLGPAEQIAVEYAEFRDLAHDLNAGDPYATPLAFVERIAHDEEHEEFAWLVTRALWGDLGRDLRPEDAQAALEMGRSLRRRLSRGQTATSRVLAVTSRLSLRTPYDASVPNTWPSRRLRLRRPGAARAIAASVLLGMVSCGGPDAPADKARLPDRILPAEVRGLKVAAEPEASKAYKRAGKRSLVATGQVLTMRRDDVVQAALQVGAFKPQFDSDDAEVRRGVRASIENGNYRFFKMDGQWIGEQRLSELSLYLWFPRGGRHYQVLVARPELGIPKDLLRDVLAYQRGDRS